In a single window of the Peromyscus maniculatus bairdii isolate BWxNUB_F1_BW_parent chromosome 16, HU_Pman_BW_mat_3.1, whole genome shotgun sequence genome:
- the Wasf1 gene encoding actin-binding protein WASF1 isoform X2, whose protein sequence is MPLVKRNIDPRHLCHTALPRGIKNELECVTNISLANIIRQLSSLSKYAEDIFGELFNEAHSFSFRVNSLQERVDRLSVSVTQLDPKEEELSLQDITMRKAFRSSTIQDQQLFDRKTLPIPLQETYDVCEQPPPLNILTPYRDDGKEGLKFYTNPSYFFDLWKEKMLQDTEDKRKEKRKQKKNLDRPHEPEKVPRAPHDRRREWQKLAQGPELAEDDADLLHKHIEVANGPASHFETRPQTYVDHMDGSYSLSALPFSQMSELLTRAEERVLVRPHEPPPPPPMHGAGDAKPIPTCISSATGLIENRPQSPAAGRTPVFVSPTPPPPPPPLPSALSTSSLRASMTSTPPPPVPPPPPPPATALQAPAVPPPPAPLQIAPGVLHPAPPPIAPPLVQPSPPVARAAPVCETVPVHPLPQGEVQGLPPPPPPPPLPPPGIRPSSPVTVAALAHPPSGLHPAPSTAPGPHVPLMPPSPPSQVIPASEPKRHPSTLPVISDARSVLLEAIRKGIQLRKVEEQREQEAKHERIENDVATILSRRIAVEYSDSEDDSEFDEVDWLE, encoded by the exons ATGCCACTAGTGAAAAGAAACATTGATCCGAGGCACTTGTGCCACACAGCGCTGCCCAGGGGCATTAAGAATGAACTGGAATGTGTAACCAACATTTCCCTGGCAAATATAATTAGACAACTGAGTAGCCTAA GTAAGTATGCTGAAGACATATTTGGAGAATTATTCAATGAAGCACATAGTTTTTCCTTCAGAGTTAACTCGTTACAAGAACGTGTGGATCGTTTGTCTGTTAGCGTCACACAGCTTGACCCTAAAGAAGAAGAAC taTCTTTGCAAGATATAACAATGAGAAAAGCTTTCCGAAGTTCTACAATTCAAGATCAGCAGCTTTTCGACCGCAAGACTTTGCCTATCCCATTGCAGGAGACATATGATGTGTGTGAGCAACCTCCACCACTCAATATACTCACTCCTTACAG GGACGATGGGAAGGAAGGGCTGAAGTTTTATACCAATCCTTCGTATTTCTTtgatctgtggaaagaaaagatgTTGCAAGATACAGAGGATAAGCGGAAGGAAAAGCGAAAGCAGAAG AAAAATCTAGATCGTCCTCATGAACCCGAAAAAGTGCCAAGAGCACCTCATGACAGGCGGCGAGAATGGCAGAAGCTGGCCCAGGGTCCGGAGCTGGCGGAAGACGATGCTGACCTCTTACACAAGCATATTGAAGTTGCCAATGGCCCGGCCTctcattttgaaacaag GCCACAGACATATGTGGATCATATGGATGGCTCTTACTCGCTTTCTGCCTTGCCCTTCAGTCAGATGAGTGAACTTCTGACCAGAGCTGAGGAAAGGGTCTTAGTCAGACCTCACgagccacctccacctccaccaatGCATGGAGCAGGAGATGCAAAGCCCATACCCACGTGTATCAG CTCTGCTACAGGTTTGATAGAAAATCGCCCCCAGTCGCCAGctgcaggcagaacacctgtGTTTGTgagccccacccccccacctcctcccccacctcttccatCTGCCTTGTCAACTTCTTCATTAAGAGCCTCGATGACTTCGACTCCTCCCCCCCCAGTACCTCCCCCACCTCCGCCTCCAGCCACTGCCTTGCAGGCTCCCGCAGTAccacctcctccagctcctcttcaGATTGCCCCTGGTGTTCTTCACCCAGCTCCTCCTCCGATTGCCCCTCCTCTAGTCCAGCCTTCTCCACCAGTAGCTAGAGCTGCCCCAGTTTGTGAGACTGTACCAGTTCATCCACTCCCACAAGGGGAAGTGCAGGGgctgcctccacccccaccaccgcctcctctgcctccacctggcATCCGGCCATCATCACCTGTCACAGTTGCAGCTCTTGCTCACCCTCCCTCTGGGCTCCATCCAGCTCCATCTACTGCCCCAGGTCCCCATGTTCCATTAATGCCCCCATCTCCTCCATCACAAGTTATACCTGCTTCTGAGCCAAAGCGTCATCCATCCACCCTACCTGTCATCAGTGACGCAAGGAGTGTACTACTGGAAGCAATACGAAAAG GTATTCAGCTACGAAAGGTAGAAGAGCAGCGTGAACAGGAAGCGAAGCATGAGCGGATTGAAAACGATGTCGCCACCATCCTGTCCCGCCGCATTGCTGTGGAGTACAGTGATTCGGAAGATGACTCGGAGTTCGATGAAGTGGACTGGCTGGAGTAA
- the Wasf1 gene encoding actin-binding protein WASF1 isoform X1: MPLVKRNIDPRHLCHTALPRGIKNELECVTNISLANIIRQLSSLSKYAEDIFGELFNEAHSFSFRVNSLQERVDRLSVSVTQLDPKEEELSLQDITMRKAFRSSTIQDQQLFDRKTLPIPLQETYDVCEQPPPLNILTPYRDDGKEGLKFYTNPSYFFDLWKEKMLQDTEDKRKEKRKQKQKNLDRPHEPEKVPRAPHDRRREWQKLAQGPELAEDDADLLHKHIEVANGPASHFETRPQTYVDHMDGSYSLSALPFSQMSELLTRAEERVLVRPHEPPPPPPMHGAGDAKPIPTCISSATGLIENRPQSPAAGRTPVFVSPTPPPPPPPLPSALSTSSLRASMTSTPPPPVPPPPPPPATALQAPAVPPPPAPLQIAPGVLHPAPPPIAPPLVQPSPPVARAAPVCETVPVHPLPQGEVQGLPPPPPPPPLPPPGIRPSSPVTVAALAHPPSGLHPAPSTAPGPHVPLMPPSPPSQVIPASEPKRHPSTLPVISDARSVLLEAIRKGIQLRKVEEQREQEAKHERIENDVATILSRRIAVEYSDSEDDSEFDEVDWLE; encoded by the exons ATGCCACTAGTGAAAAGAAACATTGATCCGAGGCACTTGTGCCACACAGCGCTGCCCAGGGGCATTAAGAATGAACTGGAATGTGTAACCAACATTTCCCTGGCAAATATAATTAGACAACTGAGTAGCCTAA GTAAGTATGCTGAAGACATATTTGGAGAATTATTCAATGAAGCACATAGTTTTTCCTTCAGAGTTAACTCGTTACAAGAACGTGTGGATCGTTTGTCTGTTAGCGTCACACAGCTTGACCCTAAAGAAGAAGAAC taTCTTTGCAAGATATAACAATGAGAAAAGCTTTCCGAAGTTCTACAATTCAAGATCAGCAGCTTTTCGACCGCAAGACTTTGCCTATCCCATTGCAGGAGACATATGATGTGTGTGAGCAACCTCCACCACTCAATATACTCACTCCTTACAG GGACGATGGGAAGGAAGGGCTGAAGTTTTATACCAATCCTTCGTATTTCTTtgatctgtggaaagaaaagatgTTGCAAGATACAGAGGATAAGCGGAAGGAAAAGCGAAAGCAGAAG CAGAAAAATCTAGATCGTCCTCATGAACCCGAAAAAGTGCCAAGAGCACCTCATGACAGGCGGCGAGAATGGCAGAAGCTGGCCCAGGGTCCGGAGCTGGCGGAAGACGATGCTGACCTCTTACACAAGCATATTGAAGTTGCCAATGGCCCGGCCTctcattttgaaacaag GCCACAGACATATGTGGATCATATGGATGGCTCTTACTCGCTTTCTGCCTTGCCCTTCAGTCAGATGAGTGAACTTCTGACCAGAGCTGAGGAAAGGGTCTTAGTCAGACCTCACgagccacctccacctccaccaatGCATGGAGCAGGAGATGCAAAGCCCATACCCACGTGTATCAG CTCTGCTACAGGTTTGATAGAAAATCGCCCCCAGTCGCCAGctgcaggcagaacacctgtGTTTGTgagccccacccccccacctcctcccccacctcttccatCTGCCTTGTCAACTTCTTCATTAAGAGCCTCGATGACTTCGACTCCTCCCCCCCCAGTACCTCCCCCACCTCCGCCTCCAGCCACTGCCTTGCAGGCTCCCGCAGTAccacctcctccagctcctcttcaGATTGCCCCTGGTGTTCTTCACCCAGCTCCTCCTCCGATTGCCCCTCCTCTAGTCCAGCCTTCTCCACCAGTAGCTAGAGCTGCCCCAGTTTGTGAGACTGTACCAGTTCATCCACTCCCACAAGGGGAAGTGCAGGGgctgcctccacccccaccaccgcctcctctgcctccacctggcATCCGGCCATCATCACCTGTCACAGTTGCAGCTCTTGCTCACCCTCCCTCTGGGCTCCATCCAGCTCCATCTACTGCCCCAGGTCCCCATGTTCCATTAATGCCCCCATCTCCTCCATCACAAGTTATACCTGCTTCTGAGCCAAAGCGTCATCCATCCACCCTACCTGTCATCAGTGACGCAAGGAGTGTACTACTGGAAGCAATACGAAAAG GTATTCAGCTACGAAAGGTAGAAGAGCAGCGTGAACAGGAAGCGAAGCATGAGCGGATTGAAAACGATGTCGCCACCATCCTGTCCCGCCGCATTGCTGTGGAGTACAGTGATTCGGAAGATGACTCGGAGTTCGATGAAGTGGACTGGCTGGAGTAA